A genomic window from Candidatus Pelagisphaera phototrophica includes:
- the mnmE gene encoding tRNA uridine-5-carboxymethylaminomethyl(34) synthesis GTPase MnmE, protein MVTIDTIVAIATPNGESALAILRLSGPMCREICCSAFGRASDPQPRYSYHGSYLSFEGDTLDDVVYCFYEGPRSFTGEDTLEIVCHGNPLIASNILKDLVKRGCRQSDPGEFSRQAFLNGRMDLTQAEAIMELIQARSDKAIKAANNQLRGLFGRQLHTFKERLLATIASIEAYIDFPEEDLPPEQKESHLAGIRELKTYCSRLIDSSQYAAFLRDGVKTLILGEPNVGKSSLLNLLLGFERAIVSEEPGTTRDFLRERIILGPHSIQLLDTAGLREAESNIEKEGISRTIELVEEADIFLLVEDCSLPSPHLPDAIANRLSATNCIVIRNKIDLVVNENPTSSIDPFRIIGFSATRGDGLEDLKTSLVELIDSNYAFDDDDLILVNSRHSAALDEIRSCLASAVDKFESDEAIELIASDLRGALEAIGMILGKIDNEAMLDVLFSTFCIGK, encoded by the coding sequence ATGGTAACTATAGATACTATTGTCGCTATTGCGACTCCCAATGGGGAAAGTGCGTTAGCAATACTTCGCCTGAGCGGTCCGATGTGTAGGGAAATATGCTGCTCCGCATTTGGAAGAGCAAGCGATCCGCAACCTCGCTATTCCTACCATGGATCTTACTTGTCGTTCGAAGGCGACACCCTCGACGATGTGGTTTATTGTTTCTATGAGGGCCCTAGGTCGTTCACCGGTGAAGATACTCTGGAAATTGTTTGTCACGGAAATCCACTAATTGCTTCGAACATACTAAAGGACCTTGTTAAGCGAGGCTGCCGACAGTCGGATCCCGGCGAGTTCTCACGTCAGGCTTTTTTAAACGGACGGATGGATCTGACCCAAGCGGAAGCGATTATGGAGTTGATCCAGGCCCGTAGTGATAAAGCCATTAAGGCGGCGAATAATCAGCTTAGGGGTTTGTTTGGGAGGCAGTTGCATACCTTTAAGGAGCGGCTTCTGGCTACGATTGCCTCGATAGAGGCCTATATCGATTTTCCAGAAGAGGACCTTCCGCCGGAGCAAAAGGAATCCCATCTTGCAGGTATTCGTGAATTAAAGACGTATTGTTCCCGGCTCATTGATAGCAGCCAGTATGCAGCGTTTTTGAGGGATGGTGTAAAAACACTGATTTTAGGAGAACCCAATGTGGGTAAGAGCTCACTGCTGAACCTTCTACTGGGATTCGAGCGGGCGATTGTGAGTGAAGAGCCGGGAACCACTCGGGACTTTCTGCGAGAGCGTATTATTCTAGGACCACACAGTATCCAACTACTGGATACTGCTGGATTGAGGGAGGCTGAAAGTAACATTGAAAAAGAAGGGATTAGTAGAACGATTGAGTTGGTGGAAGAGGCAGATATTTTCCTTCTGGTCGAGGATTGCTCCCTCCCCTCCCCTCATTTGCCCGATGCGATTGCTAATCGTTTGTCTGCCACCAATTGTATCGTGATTCGAAACAAGATAGACCTCGTCGTGAACGAGAATCCCACTAGTAGCATTGATCCTTTTAGGATAATTGGATTTTCGGCCACTCGAGGTGATGGGTTGGAAGACTTAAAGACTTCTCTCGTTGAGTTGATCGACTCGAATTACGCTTTTGATGATGACGACCTCATTCTCGTGAATTCAAGACACAGTGCTGCTTTAGATGAAATCCGTAGTTGTTTAGCCTCAGCAGTAGACAAATTTGAAAGCGACGAGGCGATTGAGTTGATTGCTAGCGACTTGAGGGGGGCCCTCGAGGCCATTGGGATGATCCTGGGTAAGATTGACAATGAAGCGATGCTTGATGTTCTCTTCTCAACGTTTTGCATCGGTAAGTGA
- the mnmG gene encoding tRNA uridine-5-carboxymethylaminomethyl(34) synthesis enzyme MnmG: MENPRNGYDVIVCGAGHAGCEAALASARMGARTLILSGNIDTIAAMSCNPAIGGVAKGQIVREIDALGGEMALNADVSGIQFRLLNASKGAAVHSPRAQCDKKVYALRMKHVLEHQEHLDVFQATVTGLIFKGDAVVGCRTNLDIEFFGKTIVITTGTFLRGLMHIGKNKNEGGRMGDYSAKTLSSSFLEAGIELERLKTGTPPRLLGRSIDFTHLEEQKGDPDPVLFGFYDTREKSDMFHVEHHGETFAGWMPGSDQVSCWITYTTEETSEIVMRNLHLSAMYGGEIESTGPRYCPSIEDKFVRFEGRPRHMLFLEPEGRNTNEYYINGLSTSLPFDVQQEMMASIPGLERAHLLRPAYAVEYDFAPPTQIFPHLESKKVENLFFAGQINGTSGYEEAGCQGLVAGVNAALKARGDEPFVLKRYDGYTGVLIDDLVTKGTQEPYRMFTSRAEYRLLFNHGSAELRLLEYAKRYRLLSNSRIARIEDKKKSVDLAIQWMDSNRVGEHTWATLARRNDPGFELPEELSKLEEPVKDEVLYRVRYDGYLKRELRQVEKLSSVEAIKVPKGFDFLMVKGLKKECALKLNQLNPANLGQASRVSGVNPADISVLMVALGGL; this comes from the coding sequence ATGGAAAATCCTCGAAACGGCTACGATGTCATTGTTTGCGGAGCGGGTCATGCTGGTTGCGAAGCTGCCCTCGCGTCCGCAAGAATGGGTGCTCGTACTCTCATTCTTAGCGGGAATATTGATACGATTGCTGCCATGAGTTGCAATCCTGCGATCGGCGGAGTTGCTAAGGGCCAGATTGTACGTGAAATCGATGCTCTCGGAGGAGAAATGGCGTTGAATGCGGATGTGTCCGGAATCCAATTTCGCTTGTTGAATGCCTCCAAAGGAGCTGCGGTGCACTCCCCTCGTGCCCAGTGTGACAAGAAGGTTTATGCTTTGAGAATGAAGCATGTGCTTGAGCACCAAGAGCATTTAGACGTTTTTCAAGCCACAGTCACCGGGTTGATCTTCAAGGGAGATGCAGTCGTTGGCTGTCGAACGAACCTTGATATCGAGTTCTTCGGCAAGACGATCGTTATAACTACCGGCACGTTTCTTCGCGGATTGATGCATATCGGCAAGAATAAGAATGAAGGAGGTCGCATGGGTGATTATTCTGCCAAGACCTTATCAAGCAGTTTTCTCGAAGCTGGAATCGAATTGGAGCGACTAAAGACAGGGACTCCGCCCAGGTTGCTGGGGCGATCTATTGATTTCACCCATCTGGAGGAACAGAAAGGCGATCCGGATCCGGTTCTCTTCGGATTCTATGACACCCGGGAAAAGTCAGACATGTTCCACGTGGAACATCATGGTGAAACATTCGCGGGTTGGATGCCGGGCTCCGACCAGGTTTCCTGCTGGATTACTTACACAACGGAAGAAACTTCTGAAATCGTGATGCGTAATCTCCATCTTTCAGCAATGTATGGTGGAGAGATTGAAAGTACGGGGCCGAGATATTGTCCCAGTATTGAAGACAAATTTGTGCGATTTGAGGGCCGCCCACGGCATATGCTCTTTCTGGAGCCTGAAGGCCGCAATACGAATGAGTACTACATCAACGGGCTTTCAACGAGTCTTCCGTTTGACGTACAGCAAGAAATGATGGCGTCTATTCCGGGGCTCGAGCGAGCACATCTGCTGCGTCCAGCCTATGCAGTAGAGTATGATTTCGCACCACCCACGCAAATTTTCCCTCATTTGGAGTCCAAAAAAGTCGAAAATCTATTTTTCGCAGGTCAAATTAACGGCACTTCGGGTTATGAGGAAGCGGGATGCCAAGGGCTGGTCGCAGGGGTAAATGCTGCTCTAAAGGCTAGGGGAGATGAGCCCTTTGTCCTTAAGCGGTACGATGGCTACACGGGTGTGCTCATTGATGACCTTGTCACTAAGGGGACACAGGAGCCTTATCGAATGTTTACGAGTCGAGCGGAGTACCGACTATTGTTTAATCACGGAAGCGCAGAGCTTCGACTGCTCGAGTACGCTAAGCGATATAGACTTTTATCCAATTCTCGTATCGCTCGAATTGAAGACAAAAAGAAATCGGTAGATCTAGCAATACAATGGATGGATTCTAATAGAGTGGGGGAACATACTTGGGCAACACTAGCCCGGAGAAATGATCCCGGATTTGAGCTGCCAGAAGAGCTATCGAAACTCGAGGAACCAGTAAAAGACGAGGTTCTATACCGTGTCCGATATGATGGTTATCTTAAGCGAGAGTTGAGGCAGGTTGAGAAACTAAGCAGTGTCGAAGCGATCAAGGTTCCGAAGGGATTCGATTTCCTTATGGTTAAGGGCCTCAAAAAGGAATGCGCTTTAAAGTTGAATCAGTTAAATCCTGCAAACCTCGGACAGGCCAGTCGTGTAAGCGGGGTAAATCCAGCTGATATCAGTGTGCTGATGGTCGCCTTGGGAGGTCTATAA
- a CDS encoding response regulator, which produces MVASEEPKKILVVDDEVDVTELLGYNLKQRGFLTQSVNDPRQVLEAVRAFKPDLIVLDIMMPDLSGIQVCRLIRQESSLKEIPIIFLSAKTEEGDRIEGFESGADDYVCKPFSPKELVLRVSAILKRGLEGYEAVSVLNVNGINLDVEHHRVQVKERPVELTATEFRLLRLLMQERGKVQTRETLLQKVWNYENDIETRTVDTHMRRLREKLGDEGSWLETVRGVGYRMIENRS; this is translated from the coding sequence ATGGTAGCATCAGAAGAGCCTAAGAAAATACTGGTCGTCGATGACGAGGTCGACGTTACCGAATTGCTCGGTTATAATCTGAAACAGAGAGGTTTCCTGACGCAATCTGTCAACGACCCCAGGCAGGTTCTGGAAGCGGTTCGCGCTTTCAAACCAGATCTGATTGTGTTGGATATTATGATGCCGGATCTGAGTGGGATTCAGGTTTGTCGGCTGATTAGGCAAGAGAGCAGTCTCAAAGAAATCCCGATTATATTCCTGAGTGCGAAAACTGAAGAGGGGGATCGTATTGAGGGATTTGAAAGCGGCGCCGATGACTATGTGTGCAAACCATTCAGTCCCAAGGAGTTAGTTTTGCGTGTCTCCGCGATACTCAAGCGAGGATTAGAAGGGTATGAGGCCGTAAGTGTTCTTAATGTAAATGGAATCAATCTGGACGTTGAGCACCACCGCGTTCAGGTGAAAGAGAGACCTGTCGAGCTGACCGCGACGGAGTTTCGGCTTCTCAGGCTTCTGATGCAGGAGCGAGGCAAGGTTCAAACCCGCGAAACGCTGCTTCAAAAAGTTTGGAACTATGAGAACGACATTGAAACCCGCACCGTCGATACACACATGAGACGATTGCGTGAAAAACTTGGGGATGAAGGTTCTTGGCTTGAGACTGTGAGAGGGGTGGGGTATCGGATGATTGAAAACCGGTCGTAG
- a CDS encoding sensor histidine kinase, producing the protein MSYFLLAVTAIIAALYALRYYRQKRAIRLLSESLATRTSILTHSSEFRGTSRNWMELVGELNKLIAEIDRLDKQSSDRLRQIETTLGNLQEGVLIVDRDNYILLVNNALQKLFPALGASVGKRVESGLHSSEFLEFIREVKRAGGGIGKEIVFSDPQGDVWMEVSAARLEAAEEANTPWYLFVLHNTTKLKVLESMRKQFVANASHELKTPVSVIKGYAETLVADHAGMEIEDRHRFLDVIQRHSERLALLINELLSLSRLENESPKLELSAIDVTGWLKELSFDYRQSLGLEGRELLLNLPEKRSVMLRIDVLKIRQVLDNLVENAKKYTPAEGKIGIGCSIEENSIEIWVEDEGPGVPEADLSRIFERFYRVDKGRSRDTGGTGLGLSIVKHIIDWHKGRVWAENVGNQGLRVSFRLPVAESPVVAKAI; encoded by the coding sequence ATGTCCTATTTTTTGTTAGCCGTCACAGCGATAATCGCGGCCCTGTACGCTTTAAGATACTACAGGCAGAAGCGTGCGATTAGACTGCTTTCGGAATCCCTGGCCACACGAACGTCGATACTCACCCATTCCTCAGAGTTTCGTGGTACTAGTCGGAATTGGATGGAGCTTGTGGGTGAGCTGAATAAATTGATTGCTGAGATCGATCGCTTGGATAAGCAAAGCTCCGATCGCTTGAGACAAATTGAGACGACGCTCGGCAATCTACAAGAGGGGGTTCTCATAGTAGATCGAGATAATTATATCCTATTGGTTAACAATGCCTTGCAGAAACTCTTTCCCGCTCTAGGAGCCAGTGTTGGCAAGCGAGTGGAAAGTGGGCTCCACAGCTCGGAATTCCTTGAGTTCATACGAGAAGTAAAGCGAGCGGGTGGGGGCATCGGCAAGGAAATCGTCTTTTCGGACCCTCAGGGAGATGTATGGATGGAGGTTTCGGCCGCACGTCTTGAGGCGGCAGAAGAGGCGAACACCCCTTGGTATTTATTTGTTCTGCACAATACGACAAAGCTCAAAGTGCTCGAGAGCATGCGAAAGCAATTCGTAGCGAATGCGTCTCACGAATTGAAAACCCCTGTTTCGGTCATCAAGGGATACGCGGAAACGCTCGTGGCGGATCATGCCGGGATGGAAATTGAAGATCGCCATCGGTTTCTCGATGTTATCCAACGTCATTCAGAGCGCCTGGCGTTGCTTATTAACGAATTGCTGAGCCTTTCTCGTTTAGAAAATGAATCGCCTAAGCTAGAGTTGTCCGCGATCGATGTTACTGGTTGGCTCAAGGAATTATCATTCGATTACCGTCAAAGTTTAGGCTTGGAAGGACGAGAGCTGTTATTGAATTTGCCCGAGAAGCGATCAGTCATGCTCAGGATTGATGTTCTGAAGATTCGGCAAGTACTTGATAATCTGGTGGAAAACGCGAAGAAATACACCCCAGCCGAAGGCAAAATAGGGATAGGGTGTTCAATCGAGGAGAATTCGATCGAAATCTGGGTAGAGGACGAAGGGCCTGGGGTTCCAGAGGCAGACCTTTCGCGTATCTTCGAGCGCTTCTACCGCGTGGACAAAGGCCGCTCCAGAGATACGGGTGGAACGGGTCTAGGGCTGAGTATCGTAAAGCACATCATCGACTGGCACAAAGGGCGTGTATGGGCAGAAAATGTTGGTAACCAGGGACTTCGCGTTTCCTTCCGTCTACCGGTGGCGGAAAGTCCTGTGGTTGCAAAGGCGATCTAA
- the trmB gene encoding tRNA (guanosine(46)-N7)-methyltransferase TrmB encodes MATDRKLLGEATTSLKEHQQRVAQRKSLLNAKLKSCLSGKSRIVLEIGCGHGHWLTDFAAANKEVLCVGIDLIGNRIERANRKASRVGLDNVHFLKAEANEFLDQLPVGLGIELVFILFPDPWPKKRHWKNRIMNTGFLDKLSDRCLEGTRLHFRTDHRDYFDWAANAVAFAGKWNLLSDAPWLFERETVFQSKADSYQSLIVEKRKI; translated from the coding sequence ATGGCAACTGATCGAAAGTTACTAGGGGAGGCTACAACCAGCTTGAAGGAGCATCAGCAGCGAGTTGCACAGCGGAAGTCCTTGTTAAACGCGAAACTCAAGTCTTGCCTCTCTGGTAAGTCCCGCATTGTTCTAGAGATCGGTTGTGGACATGGGCATTGGCTTACAGATTTTGCAGCCGCCAATAAGGAGGTGCTCTGCGTTGGGATAGATTTGATTGGGAATCGAATCGAGCGAGCGAATCGAAAGGCGAGTAGGGTAGGGCTGGATAACGTTCACTTTCTGAAAGCGGAAGCGAACGAGTTTTTGGATCAGTTGCCGGTCGGCCTAGGGATTGAGTTGGTATTTATCCTATTCCCGGATCCGTGGCCGAAGAAGAGGCACTGGAAGAACCGTATAATGAACACCGGATTTCTCGATAAGCTCTCCGATCGTTGTCTGGAAGGCACTAGGCTCCACTTTCGAACGGATCACCGAGATTATTTCGACTGGGCTGCAAATGCAGTCGCTTTTGCTGGGAAATGGAATTTGTTGAGTGATGCTCCTTGGCTTTTTGAGCGTGAAACCGTGTTCCAGTCAAAAGCTGATTCCTACCAATCCTTGATTGTGGAAAAACGTAAGATTTGA
- a CDS encoding F0F1 ATP synthase subunit A, producing MRFKKPSSILFAIAGTQSSLPLANAAVSPAPESLFTVFGLPITNSLVTSWVIVILLIVGIRIMIGGRPQLIPGRGQAIIENLLVGLRDMIEPIVGKKAVMATLPFVLGFFVYILIQNWSGLLPGVGTLGMGYVDADGHFHITRPWIRPANADWNGTMALAIVAMVGWAYIILKYAGFKALVVDLFGNKANKTEVGTVMWVMLIPIFLFVGLIEVVSIAIRPLTLSVRLFGNIFGGENLLHGMNFIPVFYFLELLVGIVQALVFILLFSVYIGLICNHDDGHEHAEH from the coding sequence ATGCGATTTAAAAAACCATCCTCAATCCTCTTTGCGATAGCGGGTACACAATCCTCCTTGCCGCTGGCGAACGCTGCAGTTTCGCCCGCCCCCGAGAGTCTCTTCACTGTGTTTGGATTGCCCATTACCAACAGCTTGGTGACGAGTTGGGTGATCGTGATTCTATTAATAGTAGGGATACGCATCATGATCGGTGGTCGTCCGCAACTGATTCCGGGTCGTGGTCAGGCGATCATTGAGAATTTGCTCGTTGGGTTGAGGGACATGATTGAGCCGATCGTCGGAAAAAAAGCGGTTATGGCGACACTACCGTTTGTGCTTGGTTTCTTTGTCTACATCCTGATCCAGAACTGGAGCGGGTTGCTGCCGGGTGTGGGTACTCTGGGTATGGGCTATGTGGACGCAGATGGCCACTTTCATATTACGCGGCCTTGGATAAGGCCGGCTAACGCAGATTGGAATGGCACGATGGCGTTGGCGATCGTCGCGATGGTGGGCTGGGCTTACATAATTTTAAAGTACGCGGGTTTCAAAGCACTCGTAGTCGACCTTTTTGGCAACAAAGCAAACAAAACGGAAGTGGGCACAGTGATGTGGGTGATGCTCATCCCAATCTTTCTCTTTGTGGGGCTGATCGAAGTTGTTTCGATAGCGATTCGTCCGCTAACTCTTTCCGTCCGCTTGTTTGGAAATATTTTTGGCGGTGAGAATCTGCTTCATGGGATGAACTTCATCCCTGTCTTCTATTTTCTAGAGTTGCTGGTCGGAATCGTCCAGGCACTCGTATTCATTCTCCTATTTAGCGTATACATCGGTTTGATTTGTAATCACGACGATGGACATGAACATGCCGAACACTAG
- a CDS encoding ATPase, translated as MLNLLAEINGNIASGLGVLGCGLGVGLVGMKAAEAVGRNPGASGKILVQAIIGMALAEGLGVMALFLAS; from the coding sequence ATGTTGAACCTATTAGCAGAAATTAACGGAAATATCGCTTCGGGCCTTGGTGTCCTTGGTTGCGGCCTCGGTGTTGGACTGGTCGGAATGAAGGCTGCGGAAGCAGTGGGACGCAACCCAGGTGCTTCAGGAAAGATCCTTGTTCAAGCCATTATCGGTATGGCGCTTGCGGAAGGTCTGGGCGTTATGGCCCTATTCTTGGCGAGTTAA
- the atpF gene encoding F0F1 ATP synthase subunit B yields the protein MIDLISVIAAADPHAAAESAGLVEKFGIHVGHIVMQVISFSILAYVLYRFAFKPVLATLDDRNSQIADGLKYAEDMKSKLAEAEAEHKEIIQKASQEAQQIVNEARTVAEENISKSSQDAVVRAEEIISKAEQQIEMDRKKMLSEARSEIARLVVSTTSKVLSKELSADDRNRYTESASSQLVESSN from the coding sequence ATGATCGACCTCATTTCAGTAATTGCTGCCGCAGATCCGCATGCCGCGGCTGAATCTGCAGGCCTCGTGGAGAAGTTCGGCATTCACGTGGGTCACATCGTGATGCAGGTGATCAGCTTTTCGATTCTTGCCTACGTACTCTATCGATTTGCTTTTAAACCTGTTCTTGCGACCCTTGATGATCGCAACAGCCAAATCGCTGATGGGCTGAAGTACGCGGAAGACATGAAGTCCAAGTTAGCGGAAGCTGAGGCTGAGCACAAAGAGATTATTCAAAAGGCGTCTCAGGAAGCGCAGCAGATTGTGAACGAAGCGAGAACCGTAGCCGAAGAGAATATATCGAAGTCTTCCCAGGATGCTGTCGTTCGGGCCGAGGAGATCATCTCAAAAGCGGAGCAGCAGATCGAAATGGATCGGAAGAAAATGCTGTCCGAGGCAAGAAGCGAGATTGCCCGGCTCGTCGTGTCCACGACCAGCAAGGTCCTTTCAAAGGAGTTGTCTGCCGACGACCGAAATCGTTATACCGAATCAGCCAGTTCTCAGTTGGTCGAGAGCAGCAATTAA
- a CDS encoding F0F1 ATP synthase subunit delta — protein sequence MKQDKQIKNFAKQLLQASLDSGEVSAERVDGVLKSLSKNPPRHHVATLKTYLKLVEREVAKGTAVINYAGELSSDMIAGIVNQLSAKYGRTITSVLREDPSLIAGLRVVVDCDVYDASIASSLASLETSLS from the coding sequence ATGAAGCAGGACAAGCAGATCAAAAATTTCGCCAAGCAGCTTCTCCAGGCCAGCCTAGATAGTGGCGAGGTGTCTGCGGAGCGGGTTGACGGAGTCCTTAAATCCTTGTCCAAGAATCCTCCTCGCCACCATGTCGCAACTTTAAAGACGTATTTAAAGCTTGTCGAAAGGGAAGTGGCCAAAGGCACCGCTGTCATTAACTACGCTGGCGAGCTTAGCTCCGACATGATCGCAGGAATCGTAAATCAACTTTCTGCAAAGTATGGACGCACCATCACTTCCGTCTTACGTGAAGACCCTAGTCTAATTGCGGGATTGCGCGTGGTGGTTGATTGTGACGTCTATGATGCCTCGATCGCCAGTAGCCTTGCCTCCCTAGAAACCTCACTCTCCTAA
- the atpA gene encoding F0F1 ATP synthase subunit alpha, translated as MSSVIEQIEQQIANIQTKTVATNTGKILSVGDGVAKIDGLSEVMYNEMIDFPGGAIGIALNLEEDEVGAVILGESNHLKEGDEVKCTGTLLSVPVGKGMLGRVVDALGRPVDGKGAIDTTESYPVEKIAPGIIERKSVDQPLMTGIQAIDSMIPIGRGQRELIIGDRGTGKTTIAIDTIINQANINKVGLASGDPDFRPVYSIYVAVGQKNSNVARTLGVLEEKGALEYTIVVSAPAADSAANQYLAPYTGAALGEWFMANGQDALIVYDDLSKHAAAYRQMSLILKRPSGREAYPGDVFYLHSRLLERSARVNEDNGNGSLTALPIIETLAGDLSAYIPTNVISITDGQIFLETDLFNQGIRPAVSVGLSVSRVGSAAQIKATKQVAGKIKLELAQFRELAAFAQFGSDLDAKTRAQLDRGARIVELFKQPAFNPIAIEQQVGVLWAMQNNYFDDIDVSKMVSASDSLRDFLVSRKEALLTSIREKAKIDDDLSSQLKTAVDEWKNSFQA; from the coding sequence ATGAGTTCCGTCATCGAACAGATTGAACAGCAGATAGCAAATATCCAAACGAAAACCGTTGCCACCAATACCGGCAAGATCTTGTCCGTCGGTGATGGCGTAGCGAAGATCGATGGGCTTTCGGAAGTGATGTACAACGAAATGATCGATTTCCCTGGTGGAGCGATCGGGATCGCTTTGAATTTGGAGGAAGACGAAGTAGGAGCGGTTATTCTTGGTGAGTCAAATCACTTGAAAGAGGGCGACGAAGTAAAATGTACGGGAACCCTGCTTTCAGTTCCGGTTGGAAAAGGGATGCTCGGCCGAGTAGTGGATGCATTGGGTCGTCCGGTTGATGGTAAGGGTGCGATCGATACAACGGAATCTTATCCCGTTGAGAAAATAGCCCCCGGAATTATCGAGCGGAAATCTGTGGACCAGCCACTTATGACCGGTATCCAGGCAATCGATTCGATGATTCCGATTGGTCGTGGTCAGCGTGAGCTCATTATTGGTGACCGTGGAACGGGTAAAACAACGATCGCGATTGATACGATTATCAACCAGGCGAACATCAATAAGGTGGGGCTCGCTTCGGGCGATCCTGATTTCCGTCCGGTTTATTCCATTTACGTCGCCGTAGGACAAAAGAATTCAAACGTCGCTCGTACCTTGGGCGTTCTGGAAGAAAAAGGTGCCCTTGAGTATACGATTGTGGTTTCGGCACCGGCAGCTGACTCGGCAGCGAATCAGTATTTGGCTCCCTATACAGGGGCAGCTTTGGGCGAATGGTTTATGGCCAATGGTCAGGATGCCTTGATCGTCTATGATGATCTTTCTAAGCACGCGGCGGCCTACCGTCAGATGTCTTTGATTTTGAAACGACCATCGGGACGTGAAGCCTATCCGGGAGATGTTTTCTATCTTCACTCACGGCTGCTCGAACGCTCGGCTCGGGTCAATGAAGACAATGGTAATGGATCCCTCACAGCGCTTCCCATCATTGAAACGTTGGCCGGTGACCTTTCCGCCTACATCCCGACTAATGTAATTTCGATTACAGATGGGCAGATCTTTTTAGAAACCGATCTTTTCAACCAAGGCATCCGTCCTGCTGTATCAGTGGGACTTTCCGTATCTCGAGTAGGATCTGCTGCCCAGATTAAAGCGACTAAGCAAGTCGCGGGTAAGATCAAACTTGAGCTGGCTCAGTTCCGTGAATTGGCGGCGTTTGCCCAGTTTGGTTCCGACCTCGATGCCAAAACGAGAGCTCAGCTAGATCGTGGCGCGCGGATTGTAGAGCTTTTTAAGCAACCCGCTTTCAACCCAATTGCGATTGAGCAGCAAGTAGGTGTGCTTTGGGCGATGCAGAATAATTACTTCGACGATATCGACGTCTCCAAAATGGTATCGGCTAGTGATTCCCTGAGAGATTTCCTAGTATCCCGAAAAGAAGCATTACTTACCAGCATACGCGAGAAGGCTAAGATTGACGACGATCTCTCAAGCCAGCTTAAAACTGCTGTTGATGAGTGGAAAAACAGTTTTCAGGCATAG
- the atpG gene encoding ATP synthase F1 subunit gamma produces MPNLREIRRRIKSVKNTRQITKAMELVAASKMKKAQQAAISGQPYAALLAETLSHISSRIEELDHPFFKEREVKTRGIIIVSTDRGLCGPLNGNLIREILNSKEEMKFVSVGRKGRQFLSRTNRDLLADFEIGDAVKYTKVKQLTEFMIDKYLSGEVDTVEILYPRFVNVLTQAPSFGKLLPITGLDDMITELRGKDSQPFESSSDDRNFVFEPDPVSILNELLPLFVDRQAYQAILSARASEHSARMVAMKTAKDNASKLLDSLTLQFNKARQAAITQEILEIAAATSQE; encoded by the coding sequence ATGCCAAATCTAAGAGAAATCCGCCGCCGTATTAAGTCGGTTAAGAATACTCGCCAAATTACAAAGGCGATGGAGCTTGTTGCGGCCTCGAAGATGAAAAAGGCGCAGCAAGCAGCTATCTCTGGGCAACCATACGCAGCCTTGCTCGCAGAAACGCTTTCCCATATTTCGTCTCGTATTGAGGAACTGGATCATCCGTTTTTCAAGGAGCGGGAAGTTAAGACAAGAGGTATCATTATTGTCAGTACAGACCGTGGATTGTGTGGACCTTTGAATGGAAATTTAATTCGCGAGATCTTAAACTCCAAAGAAGAGATGAAGTTCGTGAGTGTCGGTAGAAAAGGAAGACAATTCCTTAGCCGGACAAATCGCGACTTGCTGGCCGATTTTGAGATTGGAGACGCGGTTAAATATACGAAAGTTAAGCAGCTTACGGAGTTTATGATCGATAAGTACCTCTCTGGCGAAGTGGATACGGTCGAGATTTTGTACCCTCGTTTTGTAAACGTACTGACTCAAGCTCCTTCATTCGGGAAACTACTTCCAATTACAGGACTGGACGACATGATTACAGAGTTGCGGGGCAAAGATTCCCAACCTTTTGAATCGTCCAGTGATGATCGCAATTTCGTTTTCGAGCCGGATCCTGTCTCGATTTTGAACGAACTTCTACCGCTTTTCGTTGATCGCCAAGCGTACCAAGCAATTCTGAGTGCCCGAGCTTCAGAGCATAGTGCACGAATGGTTGCTATGAAAACCGCTAAAGACAATGCCTCGAAACTACTTGATTCACTTACATTGCAATTCAACAAAGCGCGTCAAGCTGCCATTACCCAAGAAATCCTAGAAATCGCAGCTGCTACCTCGCAAGAATAG